One genomic segment of Polynucleobacter sp. MWH-UH2A includes these proteins:
- a CDS encoding YafY family protein, which translates to MREVVQFIAILVYDEESFHNELAQMNKKFSKSTSKTEKEEKKALEVFQRRWDLLKRIPSYEQDGSKEQVATVLFARYGLPDGEGGMKADDLELKRQNFLRYIQSDIDILQRALKDLGSEEIETSRGKVWWNKRKGSPFKVAGFGLNETIAFGMLKKLGSNWLPSEIQKDLEPYYEKAIAGAANLIVIQANTSTDQASTQTRKWLTKLEQWPDFIEFKKPTVKPAVQRAIYESLLHETRLEIKYKGREEPFIIHPHLLVQRGVRTYLFATDDSRGAILHSFLLNRISQAKYIGGQYKPRSQVELKSRLDRGIAVPKMDQEIYGKDIELKMVVDFGTALLLGETPIGRNQLIKPLKTKLDPRDDDLASEVTTTIKLQEELVWWLRSMTPHVKVLAPTILVERMRVDMKKAAKLYS; encoded by the coding sequence ATGAGGGAAGTAGTGCAATTTATAGCCATCTTGGTTTACGATGAAGAGTCGTTTCATAATGAGTTGGCGCAAATGAATAAAAAATTCTCTAAATCCACATCCAAAACCGAAAAGGAAGAAAAGAAAGCGCTTGAGGTTTTTCAGCGGCGCTGGGATTTATTAAAGCGCATTCCCTCTTATGAGCAAGATGGCTCAAAAGAGCAAGTTGCTACAGTGTTATTTGCACGCTATGGCCTGCCTGACGGCGAGGGCGGCATGAAGGCAGATGATTTGGAGCTAAAAAGACAAAACTTTCTGCGCTATATCCAAAGTGACATTGATATTTTGCAAAGGGCCCTCAAAGACCTTGGATCAGAAGAGATTGAAACTTCCAGAGGTAAAGTTTGGTGGAATAAACGTAAAGGGTCGCCGTTTAAGGTTGCCGGCTTTGGGTTAAATGAAACCATTGCTTTTGGTATGCTCAAAAAACTCGGTAGTAATTGGCTACCTTCAGAAATACAAAAAGATTTAGAGCCCTACTATGAAAAGGCCATTGCTGGCGCTGCAAACCTAATTGTGATTCAAGCTAATACAAGTACTGATCAGGCTAGCACCCAAACTCGAAAGTGGCTTACGAAATTAGAGCAATGGCCTGACTTTATTGAATTTAAAAAGCCAACTGTTAAACCCGCAGTGCAGCGCGCCATCTACGAATCTTTGCTCCATGAGACTCGATTGGAGATTAAATATAAAGGCAGGGAAGAGCCATTTATTATTCACCCTCATCTCTTGGTGCAACGGGGTGTTAGAACCTATCTGTTTGCTACGGATGACTCAAGGGGTGCAATACTTCATTCGTTTTTGCTAAACCGCATTTCTCAGGCCAAATATATTGGCGGCCAGTACAAGCCGAGATCCCAGGTGGAATTGAAATCTCGGCTGGATAGGGGAATTGCCGTTCCAAAAATGGACCAAGAGATTTATGGAAAAGATATTGAATTAAAAATGGTGGTGGATTTTGGCACTGCATTATTGCTTGGCGAAACCCCCATTGGGAGAAATCAACTGATTAAACCCTTAAAAACCAAGCTTGATCCAAGGGATGATGACCTAGCTTCGGAAGTAACAACCACCATCAAGTTGCAAGAAGAATTGGTTTGGTGGTTACGTAGCATGACTCCGCATGTGAAAGTTCTTGCCCCAACGATACTCGTTGAGCGTATGCGGGTCGACATGAAAAAGGCGGCAAAACTGTATTCCTAA
- a CDS encoding DUF4407 domain-containing protein, with translation MTTVRQYLVFLTGHRISARTPAEEVGSLSKIGAAIAFASFLAALQFGIAGWFLAMDLHIALQILMSLVFAIIGAAIVLVLDRNFIYLADTRYETDKKLTYVYLGIRVFLITVIGSLSSQFTMPLFLKSELAIHAQDMKDGRFTEAKERYQEKYELADKTQNLNDLEGRSAKLKKDIANLTPELVRQRGVVNQCFADYTKKTKTTFAPDLDEHEIINLYAKDKRECERIEGLYREAYRAYVAPKEAELTQMGDAITQAQGNIDTAKKDIAQDLEKATAINEAYINVASADVLSSLVRHNPGAFLKYALLTLLQLCLELMPILLKLQAGQSPLGHEMAIYAYDHKTVTLDRVNQSNERRLESDAQIELARHEHALVLKEQFAKRQEMDSQLVQQKLTQDLENEKLRQELIELKRQANAYARAQHQFTQSFTQAANQFVNRVVVPTVNMAGKPFTQSNSQESTSSEQESKSAGARVFPFVGQMDLGVKAS, from the coding sequence ATGACCACGGTTCGTCAATATCTCGTTTTTCTCACCGGCCATCGAATTAGCGCAAGAACCCCTGCGGAAGAAGTGGGGAGCCTTAGCAAGATTGGCGCCGCTATTGCCTTTGCCAGTTTTTTAGCTGCGCTGCAATTTGGCATTGCAGGATGGTTTTTGGCGATGGATTTGCATATTGCGCTGCAGATTCTCATGTCATTGGTGTTTGCCATCATTGGTGCAGCTATCGTCTTAGTGCTTGACCGCAATTTTATTTACCTTGCTGATACGCGCTATGAAACCGATAAAAAACTGACCTATGTCTATTTGGGAATTCGGGTGTTTCTCATTACGGTGATTGGTTCGCTCAGCAGTCAATTTACGATGCCCTTATTTTTAAAGTCAGAGCTCGCTATTCATGCGCAAGATATGAAAGATGGCCGTTTTACAGAAGCCAAAGAGCGCTATCAAGAAAAATACGAACTAGCTGACAAAACTCAAAACCTCAATGATTTAGAGGGCAGATCTGCCAAACTCAAAAAAGATATTGCTAATTTAACGCCAGAGTTAGTGCGTCAGCGTGGTGTAGTTAATCAATGTTTTGCTGACTACACCAAAAAAACCAAAACTACCTTTGCACCAGATTTGGATGAGCATGAAATTATTAATCTGTATGCAAAAGACAAGCGTGAGTGTGAACGTATTGAAGGTCTTTATCGTGAGGCCTATCGCGCGTACGTAGCGCCCAAAGAGGCTGAGTTAACCCAAATGGGCGACGCCATTACTCAAGCGCAAGGCAATATTGATACCGCCAAAAAAGACATTGCCCAGGACTTAGAAAAAGCAACCGCGATTAATGAGGCCTACATCAATGTCGCATCAGCTGATGTGTTGTCTTCTTTAGTACGCCACAATCCTGGCGCTTTTTTAAAGTATGCCCTTCTGACGCTATTGCAACTATGCCTTGAGCTCATGCCAATCCTATTAAAGCTGCAGGCAGGGCAGTCCCCCTTAGGGCATGAAATGGCAATCTATGCTTATGACCACAAAACAGTGACCTTAGATCGTGTTAACCAAAGTAATGAACGGCGTTTAGAATCAGATGCGCAAATTGAATTGGCTCGTCATGAGCATGCGCTAGTACTTAAAGAGCAATTTGCCAAGCGCCAAGAAATGGATTCGCAGCTGGTGCAGCAAAAACTCACTCAAGACTTAGAAAATGAGAAATTGCGACAAGAGCTCATCGAGCTCAAACGCCAAGCCAATGCCTATGCGCGTGCGCAGCATCAATTTACACAAAGCTTTACTCAGGCAGCTAACCAGTTCGTCAATCGCGTGGTAGTGCCCACGGTGAATATGGCTGGTAAGCCATTTACTCAAAGCAATTCTCAAGAGTCAACATCTAGTGAGCAGGAGAGTAAGTCGGCTGGTGCCAGAGTATTTCCCTTTGTAGGCCAAATGGATCTGGGCGTTAAAGCGTCATGA
- a CDS encoding amidase has product MKNSHQALGLIAAAKQIDAHQLDPKDLLKDAFELANQLESNLKAFVSRHSLEDLIKSIAPGPLSGIPIGIKDIINTQDLPTTNGSPIYTNHRPSQDAPIVQKIRALGGIVFGKTVTTQFAWKTPGPTVNPHNSAHTPGGSSSGSAAAVAAGIVPLALGTQTVGSVVRPAAFCGVVGFKPSFVAISKEGAHPLSYALDHIGFFTRSVEDVAYAYQLLKEGSVYQGAKTKVSDVAQLSINHIPKIALLKTPFDHLMSAEQEQAIQTAIKKLQQAGASVEAVELPKQYWDGVNQMPTIMAYEAAQIHREHLRNHSELLCENIKELAAKGVEYSQAEYEVALNQQAQLRKSVSEIFKEFDGLLLAPATGEAPRDLTWTGDPSFCALASYLGIPAINLPAGKSANGLPLGIQLMGNYGGDEHLLTVAQFVESSLVH; this is encoded by the coding sequence ATGAAGAATAGTCACCAAGCTTTGGGTTTAATCGCAGCAGCTAAACAAATTGACGCGCACCAGCTTGATCCAAAGGATTTGCTGAAGGATGCATTTGAGTTGGCTAATCAATTAGAGTCAAATTTAAAGGCTTTTGTTTCTAGGCATTCCCTAGAAGATTTAATCAAGTCGATTGCGCCAGGCCCTTTATCGGGTATCCCAATTGGCATCAAGGACATTATTAATACTCAAGATTTGCCAACCACCAACGGCTCGCCAATCTACACCAATCATCGTCCATCGCAAGATGCGCCAATCGTCCAGAAGATCAGAGCTTTAGGCGGAATTGTTTTTGGCAAGACGGTAACTACTCAATTTGCCTGGAAAACACCCGGCCCAACGGTCAATCCTCACAATTCTGCTCATACTCCCGGCGGTTCATCTAGCGGATCTGCTGCAGCGGTCGCCGCTGGTATTGTCCCGCTGGCTCTGGGTACACAGACGGTGGGCTCGGTTGTCAGACCTGCTGCATTTTGTGGGGTCGTGGGATTTAAGCCAAGTTTTGTTGCTATCTCAAAAGAAGGTGCCCATCCACTTTCATATGCATTGGATCACATTGGGTTCTTTACTCGATCGGTAGAAGATGTCGCATATGCCTATCAATTGCTCAAAGAGGGCAGTGTTTATCAGGGTGCTAAAACAAAGGTAAGCGACGTAGCGCAATTGAGCATCAACCATATACCTAAGATTGCATTGCTCAAAACACCATTTGATCACTTAATGAGTGCTGAGCAAGAACAGGCGATCCAAACGGCGATTAAAAAATTACAACAAGCGGGCGCAAGCGTTGAGGCGGTAGAGTTACCCAAGCAATACTGGGATGGCGTAAATCAAATGCCGACGATTATGGCTTATGAGGCTGCGCAGATACACCGTGAGCATCTACGAAATCATTCAGAACTTCTTTGCGAAAACATCAAAGAACTTGCTGCCAAAGGGGTGGAATACTCTCAGGCTGAATATGAGGTCGCATTAAACCAGCAAGCCCAGTTACGCAAATCGGTGAGTGAGATATTTAAAGAATTTGATGGACTGTTACTAGCGCCGGCAACGGGCGAGGCCCCTAGAGATCTCACATGGACGGGCGATCCGTCGTTCTGTGCTCTCGCTAGTTACTTGGGTATTCCAGCAATTAATCTGCCTGCAGGGAAATCAGCCAATGGATTACCCCTCGGAATTCAGTTGATGGGTAATTACGGGGGAGATGAACATCTTCTGACGGTTGCTCAATTTGTCGAGAGCTCTTTGGTTCATTGA
- a CDS encoding tetratricopeptide repeat protein: MNKWVAIGLLVFVLGYCSRSPRPVDKASLQAEQRLEDGECDAVCIQAKALQAEDDGDLEMALTLNQELAQLDSGNPAVENTVAGLHGALSRYDEEISWAKRALQSNPRYEQAYINWGNALLAQKQYAKAKERFSQALVINPQSAIAHYHLGLTLDWEGQLEQALVFYQKALSLDSRFEDAYYNAATVLANLRRYPEARRYLQQLLDLNPQDAQARALLQELGAIR; encoded by the coding sequence ATGAATAAGTGGGTCGCTATAGGCTTGCTAGTGTTCGTGCTAGGGTATTGCTCGCGCTCACCTCGGCCGGTAGATAAGGCTAGCTTGCAAGCAGAGCAGCGTCTTGAAGATGGTGAATGTGACGCAGTCTGTATACAGGCAAAGGCTTTACAGGCAGAAGATGACGGAGATCTTGAGATGGCATTGACTCTGAATCAAGAATTGGCGCAGCTAGACTCCGGTAATCCCGCAGTAGAAAATACGGTTGCTGGTTTACACGGTGCCTTGAGCCGCTACGATGAGGAGATTTCCTGGGCCAAAAGAGCGCTGCAGTCTAATCCGCGCTATGAGCAAGCCTATATTAATTGGGGCAATGCTTTGCTTGCGCAAAAGCAGTATGCCAAGGCTAAGGAGCGTTTTTCGCAAGCCTTAGTGATTAATCCCCAATCAGCCATAGCTCATTACCATCTCGGCTTAACACTTGATTGGGAGGGGCAGCTCGAGCAGGCCTTAGTCTTTTACCAAAAAGCCTTAAGTCTAGACTCTCGCTTTGAGGATGCCTACTACAATGCGGCAACCGTGTTGGCTAACTTGCGTCGTTACCCTGAGGCAAGGCGGTATTTGCAACAGCTGCTAGATCTCAACCCTCAAGATGCCCAAGCTCGGGCTTTGCTGCAAGAGCTTGGGGCGATCCGGTAA
- a CDS encoding HD domain-containing protein, with amino-acid sequence MNHFVHALSFAAEKHKNQRRKDAQITPYINHPIELVNVLVNEGGVVSWDILCAALLHDVIEDTETTEEELLAHFGRKVASIVKEVSDDKSLPKEVRKRKQVEHAPFASHEAKLVKLADKICNLRDILSSPPTGWDLKRRQEYFAWSQAVVLGIRGTNSKMEKVFDILVEQGKEMR; translated from the coding sequence ATTAATCATTTTGTTCATGCCTTATCGTTTGCCGCTGAGAAACATAAAAATCAGCGTCGCAAAGATGCGCAAATTACACCCTACATTAATCACCCCATTGAACTCGTGAATGTCCTCGTAAATGAGGGTGGAGTGGTCTCTTGGGATATTTTGTGTGCCGCCTTATTGCACGATGTGATTGAAGATACCGAAACGACCGAAGAGGAGCTCTTGGCTCACTTTGGCAGAAAAGTAGCCTCGATTGTCAAAGAAGTCAGTGACGATAAATCACTGCCAAAAGAGGTGCGAAAGCGTAAGCAGGTTGAGCATGCGCCATTTGCAAGCCATGAGGCCAAGTTAGTTAAGCTTGCGGATAAGATTTGTAATCTGCGTGACATTTTAAGTTCACCCCCAACGGGCTGGGATTTGAAGCGCAGGCAGGAATATTTTGCATGGTCGCAAGCAGTGGTTCTGGGTATTCGTGGAACCAACTCCAAAATGGAAAAAGTGTTTGATATTCTGGTTGAGCAAGGCAAAGAGATGCGATAA
- a CDS encoding ABC transporter ATP-binding protein codes for MALLEIDHINTAYDRIDVLEDVSIQVERGQITCILGANGAGKSTLIRSILGLTPANRGKITFNGADITHLATHRIIGQGIACVPEGRRVFPRMTVDENLSAGAYLVGDQKVIQERRERVKTLFPRLAERSNQLAGTMSGGEQAMLAIGRSLMSSPELLIFDEPSLGLSPLFVKENFKIIKEINQMGTTVLLVEQNVRQTLAISHRGYVIAKGQVVAQGSATELAENSEVQAAYFG; via the coding sequence ATGGCCTTATTAGAAATCGACCATATCAACACAGCCTACGATCGGATTGATGTTCTTGAAGACGTATCGATTCAGGTCGAGCGTGGACAAATCACTTGTATCTTGGGTGCCAATGGCGCGGGAAAATCCACTCTCATTCGATCTATCCTGGGTTTAACTCCAGCTAATCGTGGCAAGATTACTTTTAATGGTGCGGACATCACGCATTTAGCTACTCACCGCATTATTGGTCAAGGTATTGCTTGTGTGCCGGAGGGGCGTCGTGTTTTTCCTAGAATGACGGTCGATGAAAATTTATCAGCAGGCGCATATCTAGTTGGCGATCAAAAGGTGATACAGGAACGTCGCGAACGGGTAAAGACTTTATTTCCGCGTCTGGCTGAACGCTCTAATCAATTGGCAGGAACCATGTCTGGCGGTGAGCAAGCCATGTTGGCAATTGGCCGTAGCTTAATGAGCTCTCCTGAACTTCTCATTTTTGATGAGCCTTCCTTGGGTCTCTCTCCTTTGTTTGTGAAAGAGAACTTCAAAATCATCAAAGAAATCAATCAAATGGGGACAACAGTCTTGCTGGTTGAGCAAAATGTACGTCAAACCTTAGCTATTTCGCATCGCGGCTATGTGATTGCGAAAGGGCAGGTCGTAGCGCAGGGTAGCGCTACTGAGCTTGCTGAAAATTCAGAGGTGCAAGCTGCCTATTTTGGGTAA
- a CDS encoding AAA family ATPase, producing the protein MSEATWFVDEAIATPQKELNSPGLKHKLSKQQEELEKALRARYLSVDMISGLELDDLIDPSMPYAKWLRVIILRVLVHTSALNELKNCYTFGTTKLYAFLGFKNFEEFAKKRDLITLREDLLTILHDWEMDLHDGEGHSHFPQPLNENLSALCQLACLDEVQAQILGFAILLHTEGVLQEGAEMMGQSISAFSIPKIFAATLGLKVSVVEAALDDHSHLMRSGLLSLDHRGEGDLRSRVDLLNWTFAKCAVIKQHDVRDLLKAYIRPVSSSNLTIKDYGHIAQRVGILKTYLAHAIATQKPGVNILIYGGAGLGKSELAKLLAKEINCDLMEVVATNLSGNPVTPMRRIRSYRLAQSLFQQGNMMVLFDECEEVLSGEGMQTSDVDPSLAQKSWVNMMLEENASPAIWICNSIEKFEESYIRRFDMVFEMPMPDEHKRRDMLMNLCGQDIDQKLITQIAKNKNTSPALVAKTAQVVKAIATTQSLDQRNDLALMLVNDKLTAQGVMKVQSVSMGAMELDFEPSMVNSPVCLSSLCAGVQKTREARMLLYGPPGTGKTRFGKWLADSLAIPHMVIKPSDLLGSYVGESERQIAKAFAMATRENAVLQFDECDTFLMDRRQAKQNWESSITATMLLEMESYQGIFIASTNLMEGIDDAAMRRFDMSIKFDFMQADKAWEMFQLTCQKLGLGWQDPHIREQFSQVSYLTPGDFEQACRQARFLPLTSAQALLQALVSAVAVKKCAASSRQIGFLG; encoded by the coding sequence ATGTCTGAGGCTACTTGGTTTGTTGATGAAGCAATTGCAACGCCACAAAAAGAACTTAATTCCCCTGGGCTCAAACACAAGCTAAGCAAGCAACAGGAGGAGCTTGAAAAGGCGCTCAGAGCACGCTATTTATCGGTCGATATGATTTCAGGACTAGAGCTTGATGATCTCATTGATCCAAGCATGCCCTATGCCAAATGGCTCAGGGTAATCATACTCAGAGTCTTAGTGCACACCAGCGCTTTGAATGAGCTCAAGAATTGTTACACATTTGGCACAACGAAGTTATATGCATTTTTGGGTTTTAAGAATTTTGAGGAGTTTGCCAAAAAGCGCGATTTAATTACGTTACGAGAAGATTTGCTGACCATCTTGCATGATTGGGAAATGGATCTGCATGATGGGGAAGGGCACTCTCATTTTCCGCAACCATTGAATGAAAATTTATCCGCTTTATGTCAGCTCGCCTGCTTAGATGAGGTGCAAGCTCAGATTCTGGGTTTTGCCATTTTGCTGCATACTGAAGGCGTGCTGCAAGAAGGTGCAGAGATGATGGGGCAGAGTATTTCTGCTTTTTCAATTCCCAAGATTTTTGCGGCGACCTTAGGTTTGAAAGTTTCGGTTGTTGAGGCGGCATTAGATGATCATTCACATTTGATGCGCTCAGGGTTGCTGTCTCTTGATCATCGCGGCGAGGGCGATTTACGTTCTCGTGTTGATCTTTTGAATTGGACATTTGCTAAGTGCGCAGTCATTAAGCAGCACGATGTACGTGATTTACTTAAAGCTTATATTCGCCCTGTTTCTAGCTCAAACTTGACCATAAAAGATTACGGACATATTGCCCAACGTGTAGGCATTTTGAAGACATATCTAGCGCACGCAATCGCTACTCAAAAGCCTGGCGTGAATATCCTCATTTATGGTGGGGCAGGTCTTGGTAAATCTGAATTAGCAAAATTACTTGCCAAAGAGATCAATTGCGATCTCATGGAGGTGGTGGCAACCAATCTTTCCGGCAATCCTGTTACGCCAATGCGCCGAATTCGTAGCTATCGTCTTGCGCAATCACTGTTTCAGCAGGGCAATATGATGGTGTTATTCGATGAGTGCGAAGAGGTGCTCAGCGGTGAGGGTATGCAAACGTCTGATGTTGATCCTTCGTTAGCGCAAAAGTCTTGGGTCAATATGATGCTCGAGGAAAACGCAAGCCCAGCCATTTGGATTTGCAATTCAATTGAGAAGTTTGAAGAGAGTTACATTCGCCGCTTTGATATGGTGTTTGAAATGCCTATGCCAGATGAGCATAAGCGCCGTGACATGCTTATGAATTTGTGTGGTCAAGACATTGATCAAAAACTTATTACGCAAATTGCTAAAAATAAAAACACATCACCTGCTTTAGTTGCAAAGACGGCCCAGGTGGTAAAGGCAATTGCCACCACCCAATCCCTTGATCAGCGTAATGATCTAGCTCTGATGCTAGTCAATGACAAATTAACTGCCCAAGGGGTCATGAAGGTGCAGTCAGTCAGCATGGGAGCAATGGAATTGGATTTTGAGCCAAGCATGGTTAATTCGCCGGTGTGTTTAAGTTCGCTTTGTGCTGGGGTGCAAAAAACACGTGAAGCGCGCATGCTTCTTTACGGGCCTCCAGGCACGGGCAAAACCCGTTTTGGAAAATGGTTGGCTGATAGCTTGGCCATTCCCCATATGGTCATTAAGCCTTCTGATTTGTTGGGCTCTTATGTGGGCGAGAGTGAGCGCCAGATTGCAAAGGCCTTTGCCATGGCGACGCGAGAAAATGCCGTATTGCAATTTGACGAATGCGACACCTTTTTGATGGATCGTCGTCAAGCCAAGCAGAACTGGGAATCGAGCATTACAGCTACGATGCTCTTGGAGATGGAATCGTATCAGGGTATTTTTATTGCCAGTACTAATTTGATGGAGGGTATTGATGACGCTGCTATGCGCCGTTTTGATATGTCCATTAAGTTTGATTTTATGCAAGCAGATAAAGCATGGGAGATGTTTCAATTAACTTGTCAAAAGTTAGGTTTGGGCTGGCAAGATCCACATATCCGTGAGCAGTTTTCGCAAGTTTCTTACCTAACACCAGGTGATTTTGAGCAAGCCTGTCGCCAAGCACGCTTTTTGCCACTCACTAGTGCGCAGGCACTGCTCCAGGCTTTAGTAAGCGCAGTGGCGGTGAAAAAGTGCGCTGCCTCTTCACGTCAAATTGGTTTTTTGGGGTAG
- a CDS encoding M20 family metallopeptidase — translation MNMMTIPDPIALTQELIRFNTVNPPGNEDQICNFLASILESAGFECRKIEFAPRRMSLVAKNGACTPANPSICFTGHVDVVPLGARSWKHEPFAGVIDDGKLFGRGSSDMKSGVAAFIVAAMKTAQTAKAGGGISMIITAGEETGCEGAFHLAASDEILKFLGPAGCFVVAEPTANEPLLGHKGAYWLKASTEGVTAHGSMPERGDNAFYKLAKAALTLEQFTFDTPVHPMMGQGTLNVGTAKAGLNINSVPDAAEMTLDIRTVAGQSHKHIYGCLCKALGPVVKLETIIDIEGVYTPANDPWMAKVFDRCEQVNGVRPTEKTVSYFTDASALKPAIGNPPTVILGPGQPEMAHQTDEFCYVDKITDATQIFEDLITDWQQTGK, via the coding sequence ATGAATATGATGACTATTCCTGATCCGATTGCCTTAACCCAAGAGCTGATCCGCTTTAATACTGTTAACCCTCCTGGTAATGAAGACCAGATTTGTAATTTTCTAGCGAGCATTTTGGAGTCGGCTGGTTTTGAGTGTCGCAAGATTGAGTTTGCCCCACGACGGATGAGTCTAGTGGCCAAAAATGGTGCTTGTACTCCTGCAAATCCAAGCATCTGTTTCACAGGTCATGTGGACGTAGTTCCATTGGGAGCGCGATCTTGGAAGCATGAGCCATTTGCCGGTGTAATCGATGATGGCAAATTATTTGGCCGTGGCTCTAGCGATATGAAAAGTGGCGTCGCTGCATTTATTGTTGCCGCCATGAAAACCGCGCAAACTGCCAAAGCCGGCGGTGGTATCAGCATGATTATTACCGCAGGAGAAGAGACGGGTTGTGAAGGCGCGTTTCATCTAGCTGCGAGTGATGAGATTCTGAAATTTTTAGGCCCCGCTGGTTGCTTTGTCGTTGCAGAGCCCACCGCCAATGAACCACTCCTTGGTCACAAGGGCGCCTATTGGCTCAAAGCTTCTACTGAGGGCGTTACTGCTCATGGATCGATGCCAGAGCGTGGTGACAATGCATTCTACAAATTAGCAAAAGCAGCACTCACTCTTGAGCAATTTACTTTTGATACGCCTGTTCATCCCATGATGGGGCAAGGCACATTGAATGTGGGTACCGCTAAAGCCGGTTTAAATATCAATTCTGTGCCTGATGCTGCTGAAATGACTTTAGATATTCGTACGGTAGCGGGGCAGAGTCATAAACATATCTACGGCTGTCTATGTAAAGCCCTAGGCCCAGTTGTGAAACTAGAAACCATCATTGACATTGAAGGCGTATATACACCTGCAAACGACCCTTGGATGGCCAAAGTATTTGACCGTTGTGAGCAAGTCAATGGCGTTAGACCAACTGAAAAAACGGTTTCTTACTTTACAGATGCTTCTGCACTAAAGCCTGCTATCGGCAACCCTCCTACAGTCATCCTAGGGCCTGGGCAGCCAGAGATGGCACATCAAACCGATGAATTTTGCTACGTAGACAAAATTACCGATGCCACCCAAATTTTTGAAGATCTGATTACGGATTGGCAGCAAACTGGAAAATGA
- a CDS encoding ABC transporter ATP-binding protein: MSQQSLNSKTKLLEAQDLTMRFGGVTALDSLNLHVNEGEVLGLLGPNGSGKTTFFNVITGLYRASSGRVHFRGQDLTDATAQQVYLNAITRTFQRSRLSLPLTVFDNIAIGDNRRLNTGLLFNLLSRKAFKAEYERVVEQVESLLKTFNPKLAPKIFEPVASLPMIDRRRIEICRALISEPDLLLLDEPSAGMTHDETAEVMNDILQVRSKIKPFTIILIEHEMGLIQRMTERCIVLNYGKKIAEGTYDEIVSNREVQVAYLGQE; this comes from the coding sequence ATGAGCCAGCAATCTTTGAATTCCAAGACTAAATTGTTAGAAGCACAAGATCTCACCATGCGTTTTGGTGGTGTTACAGCGCTGGACTCCTTGAATTTGCATGTGAATGAAGGCGAGGTTCTAGGTCTTTTAGGCCCTAATGGATCTGGTAAGACAACATTTTTTAATGTCATCACTGGCTTGTATCGCGCTAGTTCTGGACGTGTACATTTTCGTGGCCAAGATTTAACTGATGCAACTGCCCAGCAGGTTTATCTGAATGCCATTACTAGAACATTCCAACGCTCACGCTTGTCTTTGCCATTAACGGTATTTGACAATATTGCCATTGGCGATAATCGTCGCCTTAATACGGGTTTGCTCTTTAATTTACTCTCTCGTAAGGCGTTTAAGGCTGAGTATGAAAGGGTAGTCGAGCAGGTAGAAAGCTTATTAAAGACCTTCAACCCTAAATTGGCCCCCAAAATATTTGAGCCGGTTGCCAGTCTGCCGATGATTGATCGACGTCGTATTGAAATTTGTCGAGCCTTAATTAGCGAACCTGATCTCCTGTTGTTAGATGAGCCATCCGCAGGTATGACACATGACGAAACTGCAGAAGTGATGAATGATATTTTGCAGGTGCGTAGCAAAATCAAACCCTTTACGATTATTTTGATCGAGCACGAAATGGGCTTAATTCAGCGCATGACTGAGCGTTGTATCGTCCTGAATTACGGTAAAAAGATTGCCGAAGGCACTTATGATGAAATCGTGAGCAACCGTGAAGTTCAGGTTGCCTATTTGGGGCAGGAATAA